The Loxodonta africana isolate mLoxAfr1 chromosome 1, mLoxAfr1.hap2, whole genome shotgun sequence genomic sequence ATGTTAATTGCTGGGTTCCTATATGTTGCTGATCTTGAAAATATGGTTCAATATAGAAGAAATGAACATGGACGTCGCAGAAAGATTAAACGGGATATAATAGATATACCAAAGAAGGGAGTAGCCGGACTTAGGCTGGACTGTGACTCTAATACCGTAAACCTAGCAAGAGAGAGCTCTGCAGATGGAGCGGACAGTGTATCAGCACAGGGTGGAGCTTCCATTCAACCTCTGGTGTCTTCTTCGGCAAGGCCTCTAACATCAGTAGATGGTCAGCTAACAAGCCCTGCAACACCATCCCCTGATGCAAGCACTTCTCTGGAAGACTCTCTTGCTCAGTTACAACTCAGTGGAGACAGCATAGCCGAAAGGAGTCatagaggagaaggagaagaagatcATGAATCACCATCTTCTGGCAGGGTACCAGCACCAGATACCTCCATTGAAGAAACCGAATCAGACACCAGTAGTGATAGTGAAGATGTGTCTGCGCTTGTTGCACAGCACTCGTTGACCCAACAGAGACTTCTGGTTCCTAATGCAAACCTGACAGTATCTGACCGGCCAGAGCGGTCTGGGACTGACCGATCTGTAGCAGGGGGCGGAACAGTGAGTGTCACTGTCAGATCTAGAAGGCCTGATGGACAGTGCACAGTAACTGAAGTTTAGATAAAAGCCTTCAGCCCATGCTCAAGGTTGAAATGGTTCTCTGTAAATTTCTGCCACGTGGCATTATACTCATCCCTGGTAGTGCACTGTGGGGGTGGGAAGGGGTATGGGAAGGACAGACCTGTAATTAAAATGTCTTAACACATCTGTTGAGAAATTTATTTAATGTAAGGAACTTGGGTGTTAATAGTTGAGAGCCATTTAGTAATAACCCAGTTTTCTTGAGGTCTGTTTATTTTATACCTTTTTGTTTAAGTTCCTTAGTTCTTTTGGCCAGTGTGTGTATTATCTGTGCATTAACAGTCCTCATCTGATTCTTGCGTTGTGTCTTATTTTTCTGCATGGATTGACATAAAATCATTACTGAGATTTGGTGCCTATGAGATGTTTGATATCAGTATGAGCAGGAAGCTTATTAATGTGAGAATAGATgtgaatttggaattttagaaTAACAACCATTTTATAGTAGTTTCTGAAATGGAAATGTTAAGAAAACAGCTaataagtttcagaatctctgtAACAcactccatggtgttttcatagGCTTCGCTGTCTAGTCCTTGTAGTTTGAGGTTGCCCTCGatcaacatttttctttttgagtacaaatttataatttaataaatattacagTTTACCAAAAATAATCTGTCTCTTGTTTGAGTCTGGATAGGGGATGGAAACATTCTGACATTTTAGCCAAGTTTCTAAAAAGGTGATGGTTTAAATTGGTGCTGTTCAACTTAAAATTGTCACTTGCTCAGAAAAATCTTATTTCTTAAGAGTATTTAAGCACAATGTCCAGGCAGTGTTTGTGGAGCAAATATGTATGGCAATAAAACTAAAGCCTGAGAGACTGAGATTTCATAGATGATAGTGGAGACCAGaaatgttttacattttcctCACAGGTCATAAGTGGTCTAACACTAATCTGGGTTAAATGGTAGGCATAAACACCATTAGTGGACACAAATTCACTTTACATAAAATGTTATGAACCACAAAATCCACTTTTATTTGGCAGTTTTTATAACCTATGACATGGTGGGAAGAATTGCATTAATATGGTAAACTAGCATTTGGCTCTGAAAAAAGTAATTTGCCTTATATGTTTTCCTAATTTAAAACAGGATTATGAGGATAAAGCATATGCAAGTTATTAAGAACATAATTTTCAAATGTGAATTTAATGCTATAATAGCAAATACATTACGATGAAATTATCTTTACCTCTTGTGGATAGATTAGAATTATGACCTAATTCTTTGACTTACACTCATTTATAAAGTCTGTTACTGAGACAGTCATTTACTTTTAAGAGATAGTTATAAAAGAAAGTTTAGcgttttccagaaaaaaaatagaaatttgatACAAAATGCAAACTTGTTGCAGGATGCTTCATCGTCTCTTTCAAGTCTTATATAGTGCTTTGATGTAAGACTACACTTTAAAGCTATGTGAACAGTAGCAAAAaaacaactgcaaaaaaatgtagaacaaaattataactcgaAAAGAAAggacagacttgctggcctgacagagaccagagaaaccctaagaatacAGCCACTGGGTACCcttgtcactcctgaggttcacccttcagccaaagatgggacaggcccataaaacaacatgagactaaacgggcacaccagcctggggcagggactggaaggcaggagggaacaggaaagctggtattagggaacccaaggttgagaagggagaatgttggcaTAGTggggggctgttaaccaatgtcaaaacaatatgtgtactaactgtttaatgagaaactagttctgtaaaccttcatctaaagtacaataaaaagaaagtaaaaaagccagttgcagttgagttggcaGGATAGATCCGTGTTCCACGTGGGATGTAGACTGCTGGGCCTTTCCTCCACGGTGCCTCTAGGCAGACACAAGGCTCCgaatttggttagcagttgagtgtgttaactgcttacactacccagggactcctgaactcTTCCATATGGTGGCTATCATTGTTTTgaagataaaatagaaaaataattaataaaaagaTCAAATAAATAAGACTTTAAATTTGTAGTGGAAGgggtgctctaaaaaaaaaagggggggtaaaAGCACCAGCATGATTTTTACTCCAGCAGCTTGGTGTAGAAGAAAATGACTGATCATATTTCTCTACCCACCCCCCCCTTGTTTTTAATTGCAAGTTCACTCagttatttttgtaa encodes the following:
- the RNF146 gene encoding E3 ubiquitin-protein ligase RNF146 is translated as MMAGCGEIDHSINMLPTNRKTNESCSSTTPSLTVPECAICLQTCVHPVSLPCKHVFCYLCVKGASWLGKRCALCRQEIPEDFLDKPTLLSPEELKAASRGNGEYAWYYEGRNGWWQYDERTSRELEDAFSKGKKSTEMLIAGFLYVADLENMVQYRRNEHGRRRKIKRDIIDIPKKGVAGLRLDCDSNTVNLARESSADGADSVSAQGGASIQPLVSSSARPLTSVDGQLTSPATPSPDASTSLEDSLAQLQLSGDSIAERSHRGEGEEDHESPSSGRVPAPDTSIEETESDTSSDSEDVSALVAQHSLTQQRLLVPNANLTVSDRPERSGTDRSVAGGGTVSVTVRSRRPDGQCTVTEV